A genomic segment from Biomphalaria glabrata chromosome 16, xgBioGlab47.1, whole genome shotgun sequence encodes:
- the LOC106073311 gene encoding uncharacterized protein LOC106073311 isoform X1 has product MKESKNRISKESHSVLVLLLCCLLTSLAYRDSNLLCHCKNNQCYPTGACLPNVTCDDGYFGENCLYENVAKISTTNASYLVDSNVETCSPFMEKKSFAHFRMARPMTFTFMRLAVKGTNHIQDPFSKVALVFEEKEGGKEECSLLRLWTQSTREVDLFCPDVTKFDGVTLQWHLLEVCEVYISLGRNVAIGEQVHGSSFRSRQTTSTKGVDGDLGSCYKTAAIDPEPMLAILFSAPKVIGTVRLHSSCEDTVLPFGDKVNVNVSEVTPPPEPLMLMISAFDADEEEVAVVQGVQLTCEPQDVYIPALVSVSSVVIELDQPPNGNGSGFILCEVEIFGDCPIGKAGLLCKENCPRNCQRQCSVIKHNCQRCVKGFFGAQCETRVPLCGKFKYGDRCQKVCRQCLNGVCDIRGICEQGCRPGYSGSHCHAYCGNCARDGSCSAMTRKCTFGCLERYYGETCEKYCGNCKEAPNCSMRLEPCPQGCIAPFTGLYCNETCGGCAGKGGCHQFTQKCAEGCLSVFEGTRCNLQLSPSAVIEDVEMDDSFVYIAMVTLSVVILVLYTLLTNIQAIASVLNLGD; this is encoded by the exons CTTACAGGGATTCGAACCTTTTGTGTCATTGTAAAAATAACCAGTGCTACCCCACCGGCGCTTGCCTCCCTAATGTGACGTGTGATGACGGCTACTTCGGAGAGAACTGTCTGTACG AGAATGTAGCCAAGATCTCGACGACAAACGCCAGCTACCTGGTCGACTCGAATGTTGAGACCTGCTCTCCCTTCATGGAGAAAAAAAGTTTCGCTCATTTCAGGATGGCCCGACCTATGACGTTTACCTTCATGAGACTTGCAGTGAAAGGGACAA ACCACATCCAAGATCCCTTCTCGAAAGTGGCTCTAGTGTTTGAGGAGAAAGAGGGGGGCAAAGAGGAGTGCTCATTGCTGAGGCTCTGGACACAGTCCACAAGGGAGGTGGACCTCTTCTGCCCGGACGTGACGAAGTTCGACGGCGTCACCCTGCAGTGGCATCTCTTGGAGGTCTGCGAGGTGTACATAAGTCTTG GAAGAAATGTCGCCATCGGTGAGCAGGTCCACGGGAGCTCTTTCCGGTCGAGGCAGACGACTTCAACCAAGGGCGTGGACGGCGATCTGGGCTCCTGCTACAAAACAGCCGCGATCGATCCCGAGCCGATGCTAGCCATCTTGTTCTCAGCACCTAAGGTTATTGGAACGGTGCGTCTCCACAGTTCGTGTGAGGACACGGTACTTCCCTTCGGAgacaaag tcAACGTAAATGTCTCTGAGGTTACCCCACCGCCAGAGCCACTGATGCTGATGATCTCCGCCTTCGACGCAGACGAAGAGGAAGTAGCTGTGGTGCAGGGGGTTCAGCTTACCTGCGAGCCCCAGGACGTCTACATCCCTGCTCTGGTCAGCGTGAGCTCCGTGGTCATTGAGCTTGACCAGCCTCCTAACGGAAATGGCTCCGGTTTCATTTTATGTGAGGTGGAGATATTTGGAG attgcCCTATAGGCAAGGCAGGGTTGCTGTGTAAGGAAAACTGCCCCCGTAACTGCCAAAGACAGTGCAGTGTGATCAAACATAATTGCCAGAGGTGTGTGAAAGGATTTTTTGGTGCCCAGTGTGAAACAC GTGTTCCATTGTGCGGTAAATTCAAATACGGGGACCGTTGTCAGAAAG TCTGTAGACAATGTCTTAATGGTGTATGCGACATACGAGGTATCTGCGAGCAGGGGTGTCGACCTGGTTACTCAGGAAGTCATTGTCATGCGT ACTGTGGAAATTGTGCCAGGGACGGCTCGTGTAGCGCTATGACCAGAAAATGTACATTTGGCTGTCTGGAGAGATATTACGGAGAAACTTGTGAAAAAT ATTGTGGCAACTGTAAAGAAGCCCCAAACTGTTCAATGCGACTTGAGCCTTGCCCTCAAGGGTGTATCGCCCCTTTCACAGGGTTGTACTGCAATGAAA CGTGTGGTGGGTGTGCTGGTAAAGGTGGGTGTCACCAATTCACTCAGAAATGTGCTGAGGGCTGTCTATCAGTTTTTGAAGGAACTCGATGTAACTTAC AACTCAGCCCGTCTGCTGTCATTGAGGACGTTGAAATGGACGACAGCTTTGTCTACATTGCAATGGTCACTCTAAGTGTGGTCATTCTTGTTTTGTACACCTTGCTGACCAATATCCAGGCCATCGCCAGCGTTTTAAACTTAGGAGATTAA
- the LOC106073311 gene encoding uncharacterized protein LOC106073311 isoform X2, whose protein sequence is MKESKNRISKESHSVLVLLLCCLLTSLAYRDSNLLCHCKNNQCYPTGACLPNVTCDDGYFGENCLYENVAKISTTNASYLVDSNVETCSPFMEKKSFAHFRMARPMTFTFMRLAVKGTNHIQDPFSKVALVFEEKEGGKEECSLLRLWTQSTREVDLFCPDVTKFDGVTLQWHLLEVCEVYISLGRNVAIGEQVHGSSFRSRQTTSTKGVDGDLGSCYKTAAIDPEPMLAILFSAPKVIGTVRLHSSCEDTVLPFGDKVNVNVSEVTPPPEPLMLMISAFDADEEEVAVVQGVQLTCEPQDVYIPALVSVSSVVIELDQPPNGNGSGFILCEVEIFGDCPIGKAGLLCKENCPRNCQRQCSVIKHNCQRCVKGFFGAQCETRVPLCGKFKYGDRCQKDCGNCARDGSCSAMTRKCTFGCLERYYGETCEKYCGNCKEAPNCSMRLEPCPQGCIAPFTGLYCNETCGGCAGKGGCHQFTQKCAEGCLSVFEGTRCNLQLSPSAVIEDVEMDDSFVYIAMVTLSVVILVLYTLLTNIQAIASVLNLGD, encoded by the exons CTTACAGGGATTCGAACCTTTTGTGTCATTGTAAAAATAACCAGTGCTACCCCACCGGCGCTTGCCTCCCTAATGTGACGTGTGATGACGGCTACTTCGGAGAGAACTGTCTGTACG AGAATGTAGCCAAGATCTCGACGACAAACGCCAGCTACCTGGTCGACTCGAATGTTGAGACCTGCTCTCCCTTCATGGAGAAAAAAAGTTTCGCTCATTTCAGGATGGCCCGACCTATGACGTTTACCTTCATGAGACTTGCAGTGAAAGGGACAA ACCACATCCAAGATCCCTTCTCGAAAGTGGCTCTAGTGTTTGAGGAGAAAGAGGGGGGCAAAGAGGAGTGCTCATTGCTGAGGCTCTGGACACAGTCCACAAGGGAGGTGGACCTCTTCTGCCCGGACGTGACGAAGTTCGACGGCGTCACCCTGCAGTGGCATCTCTTGGAGGTCTGCGAGGTGTACATAAGTCTTG GAAGAAATGTCGCCATCGGTGAGCAGGTCCACGGGAGCTCTTTCCGGTCGAGGCAGACGACTTCAACCAAGGGCGTGGACGGCGATCTGGGCTCCTGCTACAAAACAGCCGCGATCGATCCCGAGCCGATGCTAGCCATCTTGTTCTCAGCACCTAAGGTTATTGGAACGGTGCGTCTCCACAGTTCGTGTGAGGACACGGTACTTCCCTTCGGAgacaaag tcAACGTAAATGTCTCTGAGGTTACCCCACCGCCAGAGCCACTGATGCTGATGATCTCCGCCTTCGACGCAGACGAAGAGGAAGTAGCTGTGGTGCAGGGGGTTCAGCTTACCTGCGAGCCCCAGGACGTCTACATCCCTGCTCTGGTCAGCGTGAGCTCCGTGGTCATTGAGCTTGACCAGCCTCCTAACGGAAATGGCTCCGGTTTCATTTTATGTGAGGTGGAGATATTTGGAG attgcCCTATAGGCAAGGCAGGGTTGCTGTGTAAGGAAAACTGCCCCCGTAACTGCCAAAGACAGTGCAGTGTGATCAAACATAATTGCCAGAGGTGTGTGAAAGGATTTTTTGGTGCCCAGTGTGAAACAC GTGTTCCATTGTGCGGTAAATTCAAATACGGGGACCGTTGTCAGAAAG ACTGTGGAAATTGTGCCAGGGACGGCTCGTGTAGCGCTATGACCAGAAAATGTACATTTGGCTGTCTGGAGAGATATTACGGAGAAACTTGTGAAAAAT ATTGTGGCAACTGTAAAGAAGCCCCAAACTGTTCAATGCGACTTGAGCCTTGCCCTCAAGGGTGTATCGCCCCTTTCACAGGGTTGTACTGCAATGAAA CGTGTGGTGGGTGTGCTGGTAAAGGTGGGTGTCACCAATTCACTCAGAAATGTGCTGAGGGCTGTCTATCAGTTTTTGAAGGAACTCGATGTAACTTAC AACTCAGCCCGTCTGCTGTCATTGAGGACGTTGAAATGGACGACAGCTTTGTCTACATTGCAATGGTCACTCTAAGTGTGGTCATTCTTGTTTTGTACACCTTGCTGACCAATATCCAGGCCATCGCCAGCGTTTTAAACTTAGGAGATTAA